In Triticum aestivum cultivar Chinese Spring chromosome 5B, IWGSC CS RefSeq v2.1, whole genome shotgun sequence, the following proteins share a genomic window:
- the LOC123111506 gene encoding uncharacterized protein: MAKSGTEEWRRNADTHKMSPEEVRAAGVEASMRPPGRGGAGEVLHQRGGRLPYGPGTMALMGFGIVGAIGYLVLYQKARPGTPATEVAKVAVGHGDPAVGREVQKRQDETQPPPPPREGK; this comes from the coding sequence ATGGCCAAGAGCGGCACGGAGGAGTGGCGTCGCAACGCCGACACGCACAAGATGAGCCCGGAGGAGGTCCGGGCCGCGGGGGTGGAGGCGTCCATGCGCCCGCCGGGCCGTGGCGGCGCCGGGGAGGTCCTGCACCAGCGAGGCGGCCGCCTGCCGTACGGGCCCGGGACGATGGCGCTGATGGGGTTCGGCATCGTCGGCGCCATCGGCTACCTGGTGCTGTACCAGAAGGCCAGGCCCGGCACGCCGGCCACGGAGGTCGCCAAGGTGGCCGTCGGACACGGCGACCCTGCCGTCGGCCGCGAGGTCCAGAAGCGCCAAGACGAAACgcagccaccgccaccgccacgcgAAGGCAAGTAG
- the LOC123111507 gene encoding uncharacterized protein, with the protein MVHLPHMGKLRRGVKEEAVDDDGGAAGAAGAEASPFHKRSRLAQQQPQQWSTDGASVSNQQSTQHDFLEEPSPLGLRLKKSPSLVDLIQMKLVQAGKAKDARHGGTASASEKLKASNFPGSILRIGSWEWVSRYEGDLVVKCYFAKHKLVWEVLDGGLKSKIEIQWSDICALKVVCPETEPGTLEIALSRQPLFFRETNPQPRKHTLWQATSDFTAGQASMHRRHFLQCAPGMMNKHVEKLVHCDPRLCSLSQQIDIKLENPYFESRTSIFEDPDDVKCQNFVHNKDDDDQLDPQRFRELLRHHSTSGRIDAEERQEAGTSDGLPRDFSNSVTDGQVIKQGGGSSVCEPHTSILSWNGFKLPGIRRSMSKSEIANHIGHHIYRHMYSGNLPAADGGAGTSGKLAIDDITRYLLNDSQILDGGNDSTGKLAFDELTRQLLNDSQITIAADERMLMSRVNSLCSLIHRDSGTGQVNPGVHSDNNEIYERKPQAYAPPVEGDSGNGSLPPRQEPFGDLLTHLPCISSFPHFL; encoded by the exons ATGGTTCACTTGCCGCACATGGGGAAGCTGCGGAGGGGGgtgaaggaggaggcggtggacgacgacggcgGCGCCGCGGGGGCGGCCGGGGCTGAGGCGTCGCCGTTCCATAAGAGGTCCCGCCTCGCGCAGCAGCAGCCGCAG CAATGGAGCACAGATGGTGCTAGTGTGTCAAATCAGCAGTCGACGCAACATGATTTCCTTGAGGAGCCTAGTCCACTTGGCTTGCGGCTTAAGAAGAGCCCCTCTCTGGTGGATTTGATCCAAATGAAGCTTGTGCAGGCTGGCAAGGCCAAAGACGCCCGGCACGGTGGCACTGCTAGTGCCTCGGAGAAACTAAAAGCCTCCAACTTCCCTGGTTCTATTCTCAGAATCGGATCTTGGGAG TGGGTATCAAGGTACGAAGGTGATCTGGTTGTGAAATGCTATTTTGCAAAACACAAACTCGTGTGGGAAGTACTGGATGGTGGTCTCAAGAGTAAAATTGAGATACAGTGGTCTGATATCTGTGCACTTAAGGTGGTTTGTCCAGAAACGGAACCTGGCACCCTGGAAATTGCG TTGTCCAGGCAACCACTTTTCTTCAGAGAAACGAATCCGCAGCCAAGGAAGCACACTTTGTGGCAGGCAACTTCTGATTTTACTGCTGGACAGGCAAGCATGCACAG GAGGCACTTTCTTCAGTGTGCGCCCGGAATGATGAATAAGCATGTGGAGAAGCTTGTTCACTGTGACCCACGTCTATGCTCGCTAAGCCAGCAAATTGACATCAAGTTGGAGAATCCGTACTTTGAATCAAGAACTTCCATATTTGAAGACCCAGATGATGTGAAGTGCCAAAATTTTGTGCATAATAAAGATGATGACGATCAGTTAGACCCCCAAAGATTTAGGGAACTATTACGGCATCATTCTACATCCGGTAGGATAGATGCTGAAGAGAGACAGGAAGCTGGAACATCAGATGGCTTGCCTCGAGATTTCTCTAATTCAG TTACTGACGGTCAAGTGATTAAACAAGGCGGTGGTTCCAGTGTGTGTGAACCACATACAAGCATCCTTAGTTGGAACGGTTTTAAGTTGCCGGGGATCCGGCGCTCTATGTCCAAGAGTGAGATAGCAAACCACATTGGGCACCACATCTACAGACATATGTATTCAGGGAACCTACCCGCAGCTGATGGTGGTGCTGGCACATCAGGTAAACTGGCCATAGATGACATCACCCGGTACCTACTGAACGACTCTCAGATCCTCGACGGTGGCAATGACTCAACGGGTAAACTAGCATTTGATGAGCTGACCCGGCAACTTCTGAACGACTCCCAAATCACTATTGCTGCTGATGAGAGGATGCTCATGTCAAGGGTCAATTCTCTGTGCTCATTGATCCACAGAGATTCAGGCACAGGCCAGGTAAACCCTGGTGTTCACAGTGATAATAATGAGATTTATGAGAGGAAGCCCCAAGCTTATGCGCCTCCTGTTGAAGGAGACAGTGGCAATGGCTCATTGCCTCCAAGGCAAGAACCATTTGGGGACCTGCTTACTCATCTGCCATGCATCTCATCATTTCCTCATTTCTTGTGA